A window of Kribbella amoyensis contains these coding sequences:
- a CDS encoding glycoside hydrolase domain-containing protein — MKRWKYLMAAGTLLAGGLVAGSAGPAVAEPATGVAYSAGSTATRYVGWAFDTCTAPTVAQMTAWKASPYKAVGIYIGGGNRGCQQPQLTASWVSSVTRMGWRLIPIYMGWQAPCTFSSKPFKMSSSPTTAGTQATGAAADAVAKAKALGIIGGSAIYGDMEHYDVNDTTCRAAVLRYLSSWTKELHRQGYLSAVYAHQNSGAVHLSEIYNSTSYARPDALWIARWDKNTGLFNWPTVPNSYWAVGQRAKQYWGDHAETYGSVTLTIDSDRFDAPVASVGFGYTVTGNVYSRTGPAFSYPASTGYPAGSTVRILCQTYGQQVGTTTVWNKLTTGAYVTDYYVNTPSNTTYSAPIPGCSNAYQTTTSSLSRRSGPGTSYSVLGTMPAGSLAWVTCQRSGSAAGTTSVWDRLTDGSYVTDYYVATPSKTTYSAPIRRC, encoded by the coding sequence GTGAAGCGATGGAAGTACCTGATGGCGGCCGGCACCCTGCTGGCCGGGGGGCTGGTGGCCGGCTCGGCCGGACCCGCCGTGGCCGAGCCGGCGACCGGCGTCGCGTATTCGGCCGGGTCGACGGCGACGCGGTACGTGGGGTGGGCGTTCGACACCTGCACGGCGCCGACGGTCGCGCAGATGACGGCGTGGAAGGCCTCGCCGTACAAGGCGGTCGGGATCTACATCGGTGGTGGGAACCGCGGTTGCCAGCAGCCACAGCTGACCGCGAGCTGGGTGAGCAGCGTGACCCGGATGGGCTGGCGGCTGATCCCGATCTACATGGGCTGGCAGGCGCCCTGCACGTTCAGCTCGAAGCCGTTCAAGATGTCGTCCTCGCCGACGACAGCGGGAACGCAGGCAACGGGCGCCGCCGCGGACGCGGTCGCCAAGGCGAAGGCGCTGGGCATCATCGGCGGCAGCGCGATCTACGGCGACATGGAGCACTACGACGTCAACGACACCACCTGTCGCGCGGCCGTTCTGCGCTACCTGTCGTCGTGGACGAAGGAGCTGCACCGGCAGGGATACCTCTCGGCCGTCTACGCGCACCAGAACTCCGGCGCCGTCCATCTCTCCGAGATCTACAACTCGACCTCGTACGCCCGGCCCGACGCCTTGTGGATCGCCCGCTGGGACAAGAACACAGGGTTGTTCAACTGGCCGACCGTACCCAACTCGTACTGGGCGGTGGGGCAGCGAGCCAAGCAGTACTGGGGTGACCACGCCGAGACGTACGGCAGTGTGACCCTCACCATCGACAGCGACCGGTTCGACGCTCCGGTCGCGTCCGTCGGCTTCGGCTATACGGTGACCGGCAACGTGTACTCGCGCACCGGGCCGGCGTTCTCGTATCCCGCCTCGACGGGCTACCCGGCCGGCTCGACCGTACGGATCCTCTGCCAGACCTACGGCCAGCAGGTGGGAACCACGACCGTGTGGAACAAGCTGACCACCGGAGCCTACGTCACCGACTACTACGTCAACACCCCGTCGAACACGACGTACAGCGCCCCGATCCCGGGTTGCAGCAACGCGTACCAGACGACCACCTCGTCGCTGAGTCGCCGCAGCGGCCCCGGTACGTCGTACTCGGTGCTCGGCACGATGCCCGCTGGATCGCTCGCGTGGGTGACCTGTCAGCGCAGCGGCTCGGCGGCCGGCACCACCAGCGTGTGGGACCGGCTGACCGACGGCAGCTACGTCACGGACTACTACGTGGCCACGCCGAGCAAAACGACGTACTCCGCTCCGATCAGACGCTGCTGA
- a CDS encoding GyrI-like domain-containing protein — translation MPEIVERAEQPYVALKAKVPMDGIAAFARRTEEVFGWIAARNVLPVGPVFLKYDVVDMEHGLVMENGVPVEEPQYGEGEIVAGTLPAGRYVSSTHLGHPDGLLQATADLLAWADAEGLEWDADGNNWGARLEIYKSDPIEVPDLNEWETELLFRLKDSPPSRTRPVPAQLRAHDPLT, via the coding sequence ATGCCGGAGATCGTGGAGCGGGCCGAGCAGCCGTACGTCGCGCTGAAGGCGAAGGTGCCGATGGACGGGATCGCCGCCTTCGCACGGCGGACCGAGGAGGTGTTCGGCTGGATCGCGGCCCGCAACGTCCTGCCCGTCGGGCCGGTGTTCCTCAAGTACGACGTGGTCGACATGGAGCACGGCCTGGTGATGGAGAACGGCGTGCCGGTGGAGGAGCCGCAGTACGGCGAGGGCGAGATCGTGGCCGGGACGCTGCCGGCCGGACGGTACGTCAGCTCCACCCACCTCGGGCATCCGGACGGGTTGCTGCAGGCGACCGCCGACCTGCTCGCCTGGGCGGACGCCGAGGGCCTGGAGTGGGATGCCGACGGCAACAACTGGGGTGCGCGTCTGGAGATCTACAAGTCCGACCCGATCGAGGTCCCGGACCTGAACGAGTGGGAGACCGAGCTGCTCTTCCGCCTGAAGGACTCACCCCCAAGCCGCACCCGCCCCGTACCTGCTCAGCTCCGAGCGCATGACCCGCTCACCTGA
- a CDS encoding precorrin-8X methylmutase — protein sequence MSKYEYVTDGAEIYRRSFATIRAEAALAGLPADVAQVAVRMIHACGMTDLVADLAWSPDVVAAARKAMRAGAPILCDAAMVAAGVTRRRLPADNEVVCTLRDPSVPALAEQYATTRSAAALDLWLDRLEGSVVAIGNAPTALFRLLELIEAGAPKPAAVLGIPVGFIGAAESKEALAANDLGLEYLVVRGRRGGSAITAAALNAIASEDE from the coding sequence GTGAGCAAGTACGAGTACGTGACCGACGGGGCGGAGATCTACCGGCGGTCGTTCGCGACGATCCGGGCCGAGGCCGCGCTGGCCGGGCTGCCGGCGGACGTGGCCCAGGTCGCGGTCCGGATGATCCACGCGTGCGGCATGACCGATCTGGTCGCCGACCTGGCCTGGTCGCCGGACGTGGTCGCCGCGGCGCGGAAGGCGATGCGCGCCGGAGCACCGATCCTCTGCGACGCCGCGATGGTGGCGGCCGGAGTGACCCGGCGCCGGCTGCCCGCGGACAACGAGGTCGTCTGCACGTTGAGGGACCCGTCCGTGCCCGCGCTCGCCGAGCAGTACGCGACCACCCGCAGTGCCGCCGCGCTCGACCTGTGGCTGGACCGGCTGGAGGGCTCGGTGGTTGCGATCGGCAACGCCCCGACCGCGCTCTTCCGGCTGCTAGAGCTGATCGAGGCGGGCGCGCCGAAGCCGGCCGCGGTCCTCGGCATCCCGGTCGGGTTCATCGGCGCGGCCGAGTCGAAGGAGGCGCTGGCGGCGAACGACCTCGGCCTGGAGTACCTGGTGGTCCGGGGCCGCCGGGGTGGCAGCGCGATCACCGCGGCCGCCCTCAACGCGATCGCGAGCGAGGACGAATGA
- a CDS encoding precorrin-2 C(20)-methyltransferase — translation MTGRLWGVGLGPGDPELVTVKAARLIGAADVIAFHSARHGRSIARSVAAPYLREGQLEEHLMYPLTTETTDHPGGYQGAMDDFYADCAARLAAHLDAGRDVVVLAEGDPLFYGSYMHMHKRLVDRYDCEVVPGVTSVSGAAAVLGRPLCERDEILTVLPGTLPPDVLAERLRGTDAAAVMKLGRTFGNVREAFELAGRADEAWYVERATTEAQRTAKLADVDPDSVPYFSLALLPSPINNTFTAPRTTVPPEGSVTVVGLGPAGPEWMTPEVRAALATADDVIGYGPYVDRLPDRARQRKHGSDNKVESERAAFALDLARKGSRVVVVSSGDPGVFAMASAVTEVAAEPEYADIAVHVLPGMTAAQAVASRAGAPLGHDYCVLSLSDRLKPWDVIAARLSAAAAADLAIAIYNPASRSRTWQVAATRDLLLEHRSPETPVVIGRDVGGPSESVTVTTLAGLDPETVDMRCLLLIGSSQTRAVDRPAGQLVFTPRRYPDSTQRAG, via the coding sequence ATGACTGGACGACTGTGGGGCGTTGGGCTCGGCCCGGGTGACCCCGAACTGGTGACGGTGAAGGCCGCGCGGCTGATCGGCGCGGCCGACGTGATCGCGTTCCACAGCGCGCGGCACGGCCGGAGCATCGCCCGCTCGGTCGCGGCGCCGTACCTGCGGGAGGGTCAGCTCGAGGAGCACCTGATGTACCCGCTGACTACCGAGACGACGGACCACCCCGGCGGCTACCAGGGCGCTATGGACGACTTCTACGCCGACTGCGCCGCACGGCTCGCCGCACACCTCGACGCGGGCCGCGACGTCGTCGTCCTGGCCGAGGGCGACCCGTTGTTCTACGGGTCCTACATGCACATGCACAAACGGCTCGTCGACCGGTACGACTGCGAGGTCGTGCCCGGCGTGACCTCGGTGAGCGGGGCGGCCGCGGTCCTCGGCCGGCCGTTGTGCGAGCGCGACGAGATCCTGACCGTCCTCCCCGGGACGCTGCCGCCCGACGTCCTCGCCGAGCGGCTGCGCGGTACCGACGCGGCGGCCGTGATGAAGCTCGGGCGCACGTTCGGCAACGTCCGGGAGGCGTTCGAGTTGGCCGGTCGCGCGGACGAGGCGTGGTACGTCGAACGCGCGACCACCGAGGCGCAGCGGACCGCGAAGCTGGCCGACGTGGATCCCGACTCGGTCCCGTACTTCTCCCTCGCGCTGCTGCCGAGCCCGATCAACAACACGTTCACCGCACCGCGGACCACGGTCCCGCCGGAGGGCTCGGTGACCGTGGTCGGTCTCGGCCCGGCCGGTCCGGAGTGGATGACGCCCGAGGTCCGCGCCGCACTGGCCACCGCCGACGACGTGATCGGGTACGGCCCGTACGTCGACCGGCTGCCCGACCGGGCCCGGCAGCGCAAGCACGGGTCGGACAACAAGGTGGAGTCCGAGCGGGCCGCGTTCGCGCTCGACCTGGCCCGCAAAGGGTCCCGGGTGGTCGTGGTGTCGTCGGGCGATCCGGGCGTGTTCGCGATGGCCAGCGCGGTCACCGAGGTCGCCGCGGAACCGGAGTACGCCGACATCGCCGTCCACGTGCTGCCCGGGATGACGGCCGCGCAGGCGGTCGCGAGCCGGGCCGGCGCGCCGCTCGGCCACGACTACTGCGTGCTGTCCCTGTCGGACCGGCTCAAGCCGTGGGACGTGATCGCGGCCCGCCTCTCCGCCGCGGCGGCCGCCGACCTGGCGATCGCGATCTACAACCCGGCCTCGAGGTCGCGGACCTGGCAGGTCGCCGCGACCCGGGACCTCCTGCTCGAGCACCGCTCCCCCGAGACACCGGTCGTGATCGGCCGCGACGTCGGCGGGCCGAGCGAGTCGGTCACCGTCACCACCCTGGCAGGTCTCGATCCCGAGACCGTGGACATGCGCTGCCTGCTGCTGATCGGTTCGTCGCAGACCCGGGCCGTGGACCGCCCGGCGGGGCAACTGGTGTTCACGCCACGCCGGTATCCGGACAGCACCCAAAGGGCCGGTTAA
- a CDS encoding NAD(P)-binding domain-containing protein, giving the protein MVGGVVVDVETQVAVIGAGQAGLSAVYHLVRLGFAPYDGVVVLDRNARPGGAWQHRWDSLTMHDVHGIANLPGADVPASAGDERANEFVPAYYAEYETRFDLPVIRPVTVESVRAVDGRFLLTTDREPVTADAIVNATGTWNRPFIPWYPGIETFRGRQLHTADYAGAAEFAGRHVLVVGGGASAVQLLAEISEVARTTWVTRRPPEWRTDGEFGPELGRKVVAKVEERVRAGLPPRSVVSVTGLMLRPQEQAAYDRGVYTRLPMFERITPDGVAWADGRTESVDAILWATGFRADLAHLAPLHLREPSGGIRMDGTRTVLDPRVHLVGYGPSASTIGGNRAGFTAARDLRALLRPAAA; this is encoded by the coding sequence GTGGTTGGCGGTGTTGTGGTGGACGTGGAGACCCAGGTGGCGGTGATCGGAGCGGGCCAGGCCGGCCTGTCGGCGGTGTACCACCTGGTGCGGCTCGGGTTCGCGCCGTACGACGGGGTCGTGGTACTGGATCGCAACGCGCGGCCGGGTGGAGCGTGGCAACACCGGTGGGACTCGCTGACGATGCACGACGTGCACGGGATCGCGAATCTGCCGGGCGCCGACGTGCCGGCGAGTGCGGGTGACGAGCGGGCGAACGAGTTCGTGCCGGCGTACTACGCGGAGTACGAGACCAGGTTCGACCTCCCGGTCATCCGGCCGGTGACGGTCGAGAGTGTGCGTGCCGTGGACGGGCGGTTCCTGCTGACCACCGATCGCGAGCCTGTCACCGCCGACGCGATCGTCAACGCGACCGGGACGTGGAACCGGCCCTTCATTCCTTGGTACCCGGGCATCGAGACGTTCCGCGGTCGGCAACTGCACACCGCGGACTACGCCGGTGCCGCCGAGTTCGCGGGCCGGCACGTCCTGGTGGTCGGTGGCGGCGCTTCGGCGGTCCAGTTGCTCGCGGAGATCTCCGAGGTCGCGCGGACCACCTGGGTCACGCGCCGGCCGCCCGAGTGGCGGACCGACGGGGAGTTCGGGCCCGAGCTCGGGCGCAAGGTGGTCGCCAAGGTCGAGGAGCGGGTCCGGGCCGGACTGCCGCCGCGCAGCGTGGTGAGCGTGACCGGGTTGATGCTTCGCCCGCAGGAGCAGGCCGCGTACGACCGGGGCGTCTACACCCGGCTGCCGATGTTCGAGCGGATCACCCCGGACGGCGTGGCCTGGGCCGACGGGCGGACCGAATCCGTGGACGCGATCCTCTGGGCGACCGGCTTCCGCGCGGACCTCGCCCACCTCGCGCCGCTGCACCTGCGCGAGCCGTCCGGCGGGATCCGGATGGACGGCACCCGGACCGTACTGGATCCGCGCGTCCACCTGGTCGGGTACGGGCCCTCGGCCAGCACGATCGGCGGGAACCGGGCCGGCTTCACCGCGGCCCGCGACCTCCGCGCTCTGCTCCGCCCGGCCGCGGCCTGA
- a CDS encoding nitrite/sulfite reductase — translation MHEAADGGLARVRLPGGLLTADQLRVLLEASTDLGDGRLELTSRGNLQIRALRPGAPQELSDRLYAAGLLPSIAHERVRNILASPLSGLDQHSRYDVLPAVAELDRLLCADPRYVELPGRFLFALDDGRGDLATAGADVGVRMVDADLAALLLAGEDTGVRVTPERLATVLAEAAVAFLDERSAQGSSAWRLAELAQGPKAVLARMSTENSTAEQFAPGEPVRAGRVADALVAVVPLGSLERPQAEVLAQYAVRGLRVTPWRSVVLPGLADDEVVERIAAAGLVVDSESPWNKVTACAGRPGCAKALADVRAEARRVTPRLPARHRAVHWSGCERRCGQPGGDFVDVLALADGYSVDGGPAATAEQSVMRMR, via the coding sequence GTGCACGAAGCGGCCGACGGCGGGCTCGCCCGAGTACGGCTGCCCGGCGGCCTGCTCACCGCGGACCAACTGCGCGTCCTCCTGGAAGCGTCCACCGACCTGGGCGACGGCCGGCTCGAGCTGACGTCGCGGGGGAATCTGCAGATCCGCGCACTCCGGCCCGGCGCACCCCAGGAGCTGTCCGACCGCCTGTACGCCGCGGGCCTGCTCCCGTCGATCGCACACGAGCGCGTCCGCAACATCCTGGCCTCTCCCCTGTCCGGACTCGACCAGCACAGCCGGTACGACGTCCTGCCGGCCGTAGCCGAGCTGGATCGGCTGCTCTGCGCCGACCCTCGGTACGTCGAGCTGCCCGGGCGCTTCCTGTTCGCGCTGGACGACGGGCGAGGTGACCTGGCCACGGCCGGCGCTGACGTCGGCGTACGGATGGTCGATGCGGATCTGGCGGCCCTCCTGCTGGCCGGTGAGGACACGGGAGTCCGGGTGACGCCGGAGCGGCTGGCGACCGTTCTCGCAGAGGCGGCCGTGGCGTTCCTCGATGAGCGGTCGGCGCAGGGCTCGTCGGCATGGCGGCTGGCCGAGTTGGCCCAGGGACCCAAGGCAGTGCTCGCTCGGATGAGTACCGAGAACAGCACGGCCGAGCAGTTCGCGCCCGGCGAGCCGGTACGAGCGGGGCGCGTCGCGGACGCGTTGGTCGCCGTGGTCCCGCTCGGGAGCCTGGAGCGCCCGCAGGCCGAGGTCCTCGCCCAGTACGCCGTGCGCGGACTGCGGGTGACGCCGTGGCGATCCGTGGTCCTCCCTGGTCTCGCCGACGACGAGGTGGTTGAGCGGATCGCGGCAGCGGGGCTCGTGGTGGACAGTGAGTCGCCGTGGAACAAGGTGACCGCGTGCGCCGGGCGGCCGGGGTGTGCGAAGGCGCTGGCCGACGTCCGTGCCGAGGCCCGGCGGGTGACGCCCAGGTTGCCGGCCCGCCATCGGGCGGTGCACTGGTCGGGGTGTGAACGCAGATGTGGCCAGCCGGGCGGCGACTTCGTCGACGTGCTCGCGCTGGCCGACGGGTACTCGGTCGACGGCGGTCCCGCCGCGACCGCCGAACAGAGCGTGATGAGGATGCGGTGA